The Candidozyma auris chromosome 1, complete sequence genome includes a region encoding these proteins:
- a CDS encoding tRNA splicing endonuclease subunit SEN34, translating into MIFLPLIGNRVLIFEIDDIKKLREVGIVGVLSGTLPKAPQQNVFLGVPLQLSIYEVLWLIDNGHAKLIDSKAYHKMLMEGSTPQQINEGNKVRLAGPSNSHYVITPNTSPNKLDLDMNSFEVSRDEYLMRQPILHENFAKKYNAFSKLRSMGHYLMPGLRFGGTFVSYPGDPLRFHSHLIVKCVKPDEEVNLIDLVTGGRLATAVKKAWVLVSEEPTRDDSIDAYSIEWAGFG; encoded by the coding sequence ATGATCTTTCTTCCCTTGATCGGCAATAGAGTACTTATTTTTGAGATAGATGACATCAAAAAGCTAAGGGAAGTAGGCATTGTTGGGGTTCTTCTGGGCACACTTCCCAAAGCTCCTCAGCAGAATGTGTTTTTGGGTGTACCTTTGCAACTCAGCATATATGAGGTTCTTTGGCTTATTGATAACGGCCATGCAAAACTAATAGATAGCAAGGCGTATCATAAAATGCTTATGGAGGGATCTACCCCTCAGCAAATCAATGAGGGCAACAAGGTCCGTCTAGCTGGACCTTCAAATTCGCATTACGTGATTACCCCAAACACACTGCCTAATAAACTCGATTTAGACATGAATTCCTTTGAAGTTTCAAGAGATGAATACCTCATGCGTCAGCCAATCTTGCATGAAaactttgcaaagaagTATAATGCGTTCTCCAAGCTCCGAAGTATGGGACATTATCTAATGCCTGGTCTACGATTTGGAGGCACCTTTGTGAGTTACCCGGGAGATCCCTTGCGCTTCCATTCACATTTAATAGTAAAGTGTGTGAAGCCAGATGAGGAAGTGAACCTCATTGATCTTGTCACAGGCGGGCGTTTGGCTACTGCTGTCAAGAAAGCTTGGGTGCTTGTATCGGAGGAACCTACGAGAGATGACTCCATTGATGCATACTCCATAGAATGGGCAGGTTTCGGATAG
- the VPS35 gene encoding retromer subunit produces the protein MSRNANVQQCLSNIKIHSKSMKDSLAEGNLLQALKHCMNFLNELRTSQLSPKEYYELYIAVFDSLEYLASYLKQSHQRKQKRKEDTPFLADLYEIAQFSGNIVPRLYLMIVIGTTLMSTNNESAKELMKDMIEMCKGVQHPIRGLFLRNYLSQRSKDLLPLETEEDFEDTVDFLITNFIEMNKLWVRLQHQGHSSERGLRYKERKELKVLVGSNLVRLSQAIDDFSNGKEGFGEKFYKESIYPVITEQIIQCKDSLAQNYLIDVLIQIFPDSYHFATIDDLLNNVFLRLHPALKKSDLVSNLVDRFVMNLKFETDLNQTTNKIGSTGRNEKNKPPSLSDSADPIFESFWTFYDKIDNLQPSLSADEICSILQSLIKLTLNFQPDNYANLNKIYELAMQTLQKHKSGDQESRERFESSLWYDLLAAPVNELKSIKELLKIEYFRQLFERIPELHFKKQLSLVIIDKLLDSPEQETLKEKDFKVDTQKDLGIKKTIKLDGGDKVVTEEFMERQEKLCRCLHLIRLEDTSKTLSALLYVKKRYLSKCAENTIHTYPALISQITNCLRLLGYRSKASNEKDKGSFLSNNFKNLSIIIDELYQHHSAHNAELILRLYLNAATVADQLKQENIAFELFQQTFVVYEESLSINKAPQHAPSPQDPMGGSVAYRSVLSIANALATSRYFSKKNYEALITKVTLYGSKLLKKHDQCRAIYKCAHLWWWCDLLIEGPSPTVASVDGDATKDASEPKEKDKSSTTDVTTDEDKEQNKESEQNDETQITEANDVQLYQDGKRVLECLQKALRVADSCMDPYLSLRLFVEILNSCVIFNVYGNYFIDARVPMEGPEVEFESEKAGFEKEKEEKQMNWRLISAYVWIAVTTVLALHSFSKLSSPRLNPGLVNGNRASRISSSAGVFLAGQEAPNEIIEVSYPFVPSDRYGTSLHRALLVNKTFASWGDPSYLSYSPPPVEFNKVVLTLYTNVTGVQYDRLAHLYVGGAEIWRTSTIEPGGSLVFSVFSKDVSKYLALFQQGNGILFQLDNVVNDSINGKPHVELYADFYFDDTVNDAEFGQVIVDTSSNDARYKFFDIRKPADNIYPLIKQSDPKTPPIVTLSGEQQLKLTLPQVSKNTTRLQLDIFASGNGDEEFWYSNVLDKYTDIFKSTAGEMLGHGPLRIVNVYFDGKKIAAQTQQPFIFTGGISPSLWSPVVAINAFDLPGLNVDISGLLPLLWEEGNHTIAIDNKDVVSGSGQIVHIGNRTRGNQISFGTKVFLSQVVNGILEAQLTSELTLKLKDGSTLSTLASSFTKGEISNVQSYLNSGARQQVVHTGHNAKSFLLVNKNDEEDRIHSTNVSLSYPLVLSTNKKTLTNGSDLDVSILYSLATTLDIDDQRVMANGIAQNGTSIFHGRADGNYGDGSMTTRYKIQVKGPSKQFTYKRKVDAAHGKITYDHSDFEDDATSWSEINELITEIENINGTDHGQLPEVPTAW, from the exons ATGTCAAGAAACGCAAATGTTCAGCAATGTCTTAGTAATATCAAGATTCATTCGAAGAGCATGAAGGATAGTCTTGCAGAGggcaatcttcttcaggCGTTGAAGCATTGCATGAATTTCCTAAATGAGTTGAGAACCTCACAGCTCTCACCTAAAGAATATTATGAGTTATACATTGCAGTGTTTGATTCGTTAGAATACCTTGCGTCGTATTTGAAGCAGTCGCATCagaggaagcagaagagaaaagaagacaCGCCGTTTTTGGCAGATTTATATGAGATTGCTCAATTCCTGGGGAATATCGTGCCACGCTTGTACTTGATGATAGTCATTGGCACAACGTTGATGTCTACGAATAACGAAAGTGCCAAAGAACTCATGAAAGATATGATTGAGATGTGCAAGGGAGTCCAACATCCCATAAGAGGCTTGTTCTTGCGAAACTACCTCTCACAAAGATCCAAGGATCTCTTGCCGCTAGAGACGGAAGAAGACTTTGAGGATACCGTTGATTTTCTTATCACCAATTTTATTGAGATGAATAAGCTCTGGGTTCGTCTCCAGCACCAGGGCCATTCTAGTGAACGCGGTCTCAGATACAAGGAGAGGAAAGAGCTAAAGGTGTTAGTGGGCTCCAATTTGGTACGACTCTCTCAAGCAATAGACGATTTCTCAAACGGGAAGGAAGGTTTCGGTGAAAAATTCTATAAAGAATCCATTTATCCCGTCATAACAGAGCAAATTATTCAATGTAAAGACTCGCTTGCTCAGAATTACTTGATAGATGTCTTGATCCAGATTTTCCCAGATAGCTACCATTTTGCAACGATTGACGACTTGCTTAATAATGTTTTCTTGAGATTACATCCAGCGCTCAAAAAGTCAGACTTGGTATCAAACTTGGTGGACAGATTTGtgatgaatttgaaatttgAGACTGACTTGAATCAAACCACCAATAAGATTGGTTCCACAGGCAGAAATGAGAAGAACAAACCACCAAGTTTGTCCGACTCGGCAGACCCCATTTTCGAGTCGTTTTGGACGTTTTATGATAAAATTGATAATTTACAGCCTTCCCTTTCGGCCGACGAGATCTGCCTGATTCTCCAATCTCTTATCAAGCTCACTCTCAACTTTCAACCGGATAACTACGCCAACTTGAATAAAATCTATGAGCTCGCTATGCAAACATTGCAGAAACATAAGCTGGGCGATCAAGAGAGCAGAGAACGATTCGAGTCTAGCTTGTGGTATGATCTCTTGGCTGCACCTGTGAATGAACTAAAATCAATCAAGGAGTTATTGAAAATAGAGTACTTCCGTCAACTATTTGAGCGCATACCAGAATTAcatttcaagaagcaactTTCCCTTGTCATCATAGATAAACTTCTTGACCTGCCTGAGCAAGAGACTTTAA aagagaaagatttCAAAGTGGACACCCAAAAAGATCTAGGAATTAAGAAGACAATCAAACTCGATGGTGGAGACAAGGTTGTCACGGAGGAATTCATGGAAAGACAAGAAAAGCTTTGCAGATGTTTACATTTGATTCGACTCGAGGACACCCTGAAGACCTTATCAGCGTTGCTCTATGTGAAAAAGAGGTACTTGAGCAAGTGTGCGGAGAATACGATTCACACTTATCCTGCTTTAATCAGTCAGATTACCAATTGCCTAAGACTTTTGGGATACAGATCCAAGGCAAGTAATGAGAAAGACAAAGGATCATTTCTTCTGAAtaacttcaagaacttatccatcatcattgatgaattATACCAACATCACCTGGCTCACAATGCGGAGCTCATTTTGAGATTGTATTTGAACGCTGCAACCGTTGCAGATCaactcaagcaagaaaatATAGCATTCGAATTATTCCAACAGACTTTTGTCGTTTATGAAGAGAGTCTTTCTATAAACAAAGCGCCTCAGCATGCACCAAGCCCCCAGGATCCGATGGGAGGCTCTGTGGCATACCGACTGGTGTTGTCAATTGCCAACGCTTTGGCTACTCTGAGGTATTTCAGCAAAAAAAACTACGAGGCTTTGATCACCAAAGTGACACTTTATGGTTCCAAATTGTTAAAGAAACATGACCAATGCCGTGCCATTTACAAATGCGCTCActtgtggtggtggtgcGATTTACTTATCGAGGGCCCGTCACCCACAGTTGCCTCAGTGGATGGCGACGCGACCAAGGATGCAAGTGAACCTAAAGAGAAGGATAAATCATCTACTACAGATGTTACTACAGATGAAGATAAAGagcaaaacaaagaaagtgaaCAAAATGATGAAACGCAGATTACCGAGGCTAATGATGTACAGCTCTACCAGGACGGTAAGAGGGTACTTGAATGCCTCCAGAAGGCGCTTAGAGTGGCCGACTCGTGCATGGATCCTTACCTTCTGTTGAGGCTTTTTGTAGAAATTCTCAACCTGTGCGTGATTTTCAATGTTTATGGGAACTACTTCATTGACGCGCG GGTCCCAATGGAAGGGCCAGAAGTCGAATTTGAGTCGGAGAAAGCGGGttttgagaaagagaaggaggaaaagcAAATGAATTGGAGACTTATTAGTGCCTACGTTTGGATTGCGGTGACCACAGTTCTTGCTCTTCACAGTTTCCTgaaactttcttctcctaGATTGAATCCAGGTCTTGTCAATGGCAATAGAGCAAGCAGAATCAGCTCTAGTGCCGGAGTCTTTCTTGCCGGTCAGGAGGCTCCCAATGAGATCATCGAGGTATCATATCCATTTGTTCCTAGTGATAGATACGGCACGTCGTTGCATAGAGCgcttttggtgaacaaaACCTTTGCCCTGTGGGGAGACCCTCTGTACTTGAGCTACTCACCTCCACCCGTGGAGTTCAACAAAGTTGTGTTGACATTATACACCAATGTGACGGGAGTGCAGTACGATAGGTTGGCACATCTTTATGTTGGAGGGGCGGAGATCTGGAGGACCAGCACTATTGAGCCTGGCGGACTGTTGGTGTTTTCTGTCTTCAGCAAGGATGTGTCGAAGTATCTTGCTTTGTTTCAACAAGGGAATGGAATTTTGTTTCAATTAGACAATGTCGTGAACGACCTGATTAATGGCAAGCCTCATGTCGAACTATATGCCGATTTCTACTTCGATGACACGGTCAATGACGCAGAGTTTGGACAGGTCATCGTCGACACCTCTTCCAATGACGCGAGATATAAGTTCTTTGACATCAGAAAGCCCGCTGACAATATCTACCCATTGATTAAACAAAGCGACCCCAAAACACCCCCTATCGTCACGTTATCTGGCGAGCAACAGCTTAAATTGACGTTGCCCCAGGTCTCTAAGAATACTACCAGATTACAGTTAGATATTTTTGCCAGTGGCAATGGCGATGAAGAATTCTGGTACAGCAACGTCTTAGATAAGTACACTGATATATTCAAGTCTACTGCAGGCGAGATGTTGGGCCATGGACCTTTGCGTATCGTGAATGTATACTTCGATGGCAAGAAGATTGCTGCACAAACTCAGCAGCCTTTCATTTTCACTGGTGGTatttcaccttcactttGGTCTCCCGTCGTGGCAATCAACGCCTTTGACCTTCCTGGTCTCAACGTTGATATATCCGGATTGTTGCCATTGCTTTGGGAAGAGGGTAATCACACCATAGCCATAGAT AACAAGGATGTGGTACTGGGATCCGGTCAAATTGTCCACATTGGCAACAGGACGAGGGGAAACCAAATCTCGTTTGGTACAAAAGTTTTCTTGCTGCAAGTAGTCAATGGCATTTTGGAAGCTCAGTTGACGAGTGAGCTCACCTTGAAATTAAAGGACGGATCAACATTGAGCACTCTTGCTAGTCTGTTCACCAAGGGTGAAATTTCGAACGTGCAACTGTACCTCAACCTGGGTGCCAGACAACAGGTGGTTCACACTGGCCACAATGCAAAATCCTTTTTACTTGTGAACAAAAATGACGAGGAGGACAGAATTCACCTGACGAACGTGTCGTTGAGTTATCCGCTCGTTCTTTCTACAAATAAGAAGACGTTGACAAATGGGTCCGATTTGGATGTCTCAATCTTGTATTCTCTCGCTACTACTTTAGACATTGATGACCAAAGGGTTATGGCAAACGGCATTGCTCAAAATGGAACCTCGATCTTCCACGGTCGAGCAGATGGCAATTACGGTGATGGAAGTATGACAACCAGATACAAGATCCAGGTCAAGGGTCCTCTGAAACAATTTACTTACAAGCGTAAAGTGGATGCTGCTCATGGAAAGATCACTTACGATCATTCTGATTTTGAGGACGATGCAACGTCTTGGAGTGAAATCAATGAATTAATTACTGAGATAGAAAATATCAATGGTACTGACCACGGGCAACTTCCAGAAGTTCCTACGGCTTGGTAA